Proteins found in one Gordonia sp. PDNC005 genomic segment:
- a CDS encoding MarR family transcriptional regulator, whose product MAARLVEHEWERVLREYSMSSAGLVVLHTVARESASQREIAQAARVTDQTASHTIERLERSGYVTREVDPSDQRRRVVAATAEGRRVYEQLVEAERTDPRLIAAIGDSEADLRAILLELIASQARPTG is encoded by the coding sequence ATGGCGGCGCGGCTGGTGGAGCACGAATGGGAGAGAGTGCTCCGCGAGTACAGCATGTCGAGTGCGGGCCTCGTGGTGCTGCACACCGTCGCCCGAGAGTCGGCGTCGCAACGAGAGATCGCGCAGGCCGCCAGGGTCACCGACCAGACCGCCAGTCACACGATTGAACGGCTGGAGCGCAGCGGGTACGTGACGCGCGAAGTGGACCCGAGTGATCAACGTCGCCGGGTCGTCGCCGCGACTGCAGAAGGCCGACGGGTCTACGAGCAACTGGTGGAGGCCGAGCGCACCGATCCTCGTCTGATCGCAGCGATCGGCGACTCGGAGGCAGATCTCCGCGCGATCCTGCTCGAGCTCATCGCTTCACAGGCGCGTCCGACCGGGTAA
- a CDS encoding MMPL family transporter has protein sequence MTVRENDTPRPTTTSEDSVPDLADTKRRTSRRRWLVPALLIIAWLIVGSMGGQFAGRLGDVQTNDNSSFLPASAEATEVAEIESSFVDSSSVPAIIAASRDSGVTPADVTFLQTAAAAAAQADDAVQASSPAVRSQDGAAARLVVPIDSTSDVGDVVEDLREVLARGAPDGLSVYVTGPAGTAADLTEAFGGIDGLLLLVAGIVVILILIVVYRSPILPFIVILSAIFALALASAVVYWLASTDTITLNGQSQGILFILVFGAATDYALLLVARYREELSTTDDRYDAMRTAWRATIEPVAASAGTVIAGVLCLLLSDLNSNRSLGPVAAIGIAASLIASMTFLPAVLALVGRRAFWPRTPVHTASQPADAEHSHRIWAALARQVSRRPRTIWVACVLLLGIFAALMPSFKADGVAQSDTFLVTVDSQRGQDVLSAHFDADAGSPALIITSSGTVAAVQKAAAGVEGVATVTPVGDAGGAPKTVDGRSALRAELTDPADSLAAEDTVVRLRDAVRSVDGSDALVGGSTAVDLDTKTTATHDKNLIIPVVSLVVLLILCLLLRSILAPLILMATVILSFAATLGISSIVFNHILGFPGADPVVPLFAFVFLVALGIDYNIFLMTRAREEALQIGTRRGIIKALTVTGGVITSAGVVLAATFSALSVIPLIFLAQIAFIVAFGVLLDALIVRTLLVPALVHDIGQKVWWPSRLSRSERLDAHSEAERH, from the coding sequence ATGACGGTACGTGAGAACGACACACCGCGGCCCACGACAACTTCGGAGGACTCCGTGCCCGACCTCGCCGACACGAAACGACGGACAAGCCGCAGGCGATGGCTCGTCCCCGCCCTGCTGATCATCGCCTGGCTCATCGTGGGGTCGATGGGCGGACAGTTCGCCGGCCGCCTCGGCGACGTCCAGACCAATGACAACTCCTCCTTCTTGCCCGCGTCGGCGGAAGCGACCGAGGTGGCGGAGATCGAATCGTCGTTCGTCGACAGCAGCAGCGTTCCCGCGATCATCGCCGCATCGCGTGATTCCGGAGTCACGCCTGCCGACGTCACGTTCCTGCAGACCGCGGCCGCGGCGGCCGCCCAAGCCGATGATGCAGTCCAGGCCTCCTCACCCGCCGTGCGATCGCAGGACGGCGCAGCCGCGCGACTAGTCGTTCCGATCGATTCGACGAGCGACGTCGGTGACGTCGTCGAAGACTTGCGCGAGGTGCTCGCCAGAGGCGCACCCGACGGCTTGTCCGTTTACGTGACCGGGCCCGCCGGGACCGCCGCCGACCTGACCGAAGCCTTCGGCGGCATCGACGGCCTCCTCCTGCTCGTCGCAGGCATCGTGGTGATTCTGATTCTGATCGTCGTGTACCGGAGCCCCATCCTCCCGTTCATCGTCATCCTGTCCGCGATCTTCGCGCTCGCTCTCGCCAGTGCAGTCGTGTACTGGCTCGCATCCACCGACACGATCACGCTCAACGGTCAAAGCCAGGGCATTCTCTTCATCTTGGTGTTCGGCGCCGCGACCGACTACGCCCTCCTGCTCGTCGCACGCTATCGAGAGGAGCTCTCCACAACGGACGACCGGTACGACGCCATGCGCACTGCGTGGCGGGCGACCATCGAACCTGTCGCCGCGTCGGCAGGCACCGTGATCGCCGGCGTTCTGTGCCTGCTGCTCTCGGATCTGAACTCGAATCGCAGCCTTGGACCTGTCGCCGCCATCGGAATCGCCGCCTCGCTGATCGCGTCGATGACATTCCTGCCTGCGGTTCTCGCACTCGTCGGCAGGCGCGCCTTCTGGCCGCGGACGCCCGTCCACACGGCGTCACAACCTGCCGATGCCGAGCACTCTCACCGCATCTGGGCAGCGCTCGCACGGCAGGTCTCGCGCCGTCCGCGCACGATCTGGGTGGCCTGCGTGCTGCTTCTCGGCATCTTCGCGGCCCTCATGCCGTCCTTCAAGGCCGACGGCGTGGCCCAGTCGGACACCTTCCTCGTCACGGTCGACTCCCAGCGCGGGCAGGACGTCCTCTCTGCCCATTTCGATGCCGACGCCGGGTCGCCCGCGCTCATCATCACCAGTTCGGGAACCGTCGCCGCAGTCCAGAAGGCTGCGGCAGGCGTCGAAGGAGTTGCCACCGTGACCCCGGTCGGCGACGCGGGCGGCGCTCCCAAGACCGTGGACGGCCGCTCCGCGCTGCGAGCCGAACTCACCGATCCCGCAGACTCGCTCGCCGCCGAGGACACCGTCGTTCGACTCCGCGACGCGGTCCGCTCCGTCGACGGCTCCGACGCCCTTGTCGGCGGTTCCACTGCCGTCGACCTGGACACGAAGACCACCGCGACACACGACAAGAACCTGATCATTCCCGTCGTGAGCCTGGTCGTCCTGCTGATCCTGTGCCTGCTGCTCCGCTCGATCCTCGCGCCGCTGATCCTGATGGCGACGGTGATCCTCTCGTTCGCGGCCACACTTGGGATCTCGTCGATCGTGTTCAACCACATCCTCGGGTTCCCCGGCGCGGATCCCGTCGTCCCGCTGTTCGCCTTCGTGTTCCTCGTGGCCCTCGGAATCGACTACAACATCTTCCTGATGACACGCGCCCGTGAAGAGGCCCTCCAGATCGGGACGCGTCGAGGGATCATCAAGGCGTTGACCGTGACAGGCGGAGTGATCACGTCGGCAGGCGTCGTCCTCGCCGCCACCTTCTCCGCACTCTCGGTGATTCCGCTGATCTTCCTCGCGCAGATCGCCTTCATCGTCGCGTTCGGGGTTCTGCTCGACGCCCTGATCGTGAGGACCCTGCTGGTCCCGGCGCTGGTGCACGACATCGGGCAGAAGGTCTGGTGGCCCAGCCGACTGAGCCGCTCCGAGCGCCTAGACGCTCACTCGGAGGCCGAGCGTCACTGA
- a CDS encoding TetR family transcriptional regulator, which translates to MADLDTDVQLRRPYAPRMGSEERREQLLDAVLRVIVERGVHKVSIESVASEAGVTRPVVYKHFGDSADLLNASLRREEARALAQCSAAVTVSESVRGSSSIALVVYGNLLRMFEDSPDLWRAVLQLADSATPAFRRTVERGREEAATRLAEVLRAHAADRGPEADRLDVDVHARMMVALVIESGRLLLSRPEEYTRERLVAAAGSVVDKATQ; encoded by the coding sequence ATGGCGGATCTGGACACGGATGTGCAGCTCAGGCGTCCGTACGCACCCCGGATGGGGTCAGAGGAACGGCGTGAGCAACTCCTCGATGCAGTGCTCCGGGTGATCGTGGAGCGGGGCGTCCACAAGGTGTCGATCGAATCCGTGGCGTCCGAGGCAGGCGTGACGCGCCCCGTGGTCTACAAGCACTTCGGCGATTCGGCGGACCTTCTCAACGCGTCGCTGCGACGGGAGGAAGCGCGCGCGCTCGCACAGTGCTCGGCGGCTGTCACCGTGAGCGAATCGGTTCGCGGCTCGTCGAGCATCGCGCTCGTCGTGTACGGAAACCTGCTCCGGATGTTCGAGGATTCGCCCGACCTGTGGCGGGCGGTCCTGCAACTCGCCGACAGTGCGACCCCCGCGTTTCGGCGCACCGTCGAGCGTGGCCGCGAAGAGGCCGCCACCCGGCTTGCCGAGGTTCTACGCGCCCACGCCGCTGACCGGGGTCCCGAAGCGGACCGCCTCGACGTCGATGTTCACGCGCGCATGATGGTCGCGCTCGTCATCGAGTCGGGCAGGCTCCTCCTGTCGCGGCCGGAGGAGTACACGCGCGAGCGTCTCGTCGCCGCCGCGGGGAGCGTGGTCGACAAGGCGACTCAGTGA
- a CDS encoding NAD(P)-binding domain-containing protein: MDRSERVCVIGAGYVGNGVAGALTRAGVDYDQLEANDRIGGNWSHGVYDSTHLISSKTSTQYVEFPMPGDYPTFPSRQQMLAYLQSYVDEFGLEQRIEFSTEVVDVRPVDANGMAGWHVRLASGEVRRYRAVVVANGHYWERNMPHYPGTFTGEQIHSKDYRRPTDFAADGRVLVVGAGNSASDIAVEASATFGTADISMRRGYWFIPKTMFGVPVSELDRVWWPMPLQRAAFKMMLRLSYGDYESYGLARPDHKLFTRDVTVNTSLMYALQHGRVVPRPEIERFDGPTVHFTDGTSSDYNTVVWATGFRTRFPMLDESMFVWEDGDPLLIEHVLAPRFANIYLMGLVAPRSGAGRIISHGAAFLAEAIDAQPRFSEPLADVVGRWIPARSSMLAGSAEILCRIRLLRQGLRALSAAAAMRPTLSPVRTPAPKEQIPS; the protein is encoded by the coding sequence ATGGACCGAAGCGAACGAGTCTGCGTCATTGGGGCCGGTTACGTCGGCAACGGCGTCGCAGGCGCACTGACCAGAGCCGGGGTCGACTACGACCAACTCGAGGCGAACGACCGGATCGGCGGCAACTGGTCGCACGGCGTCTACGACTCGACCCACCTCATCAGCTCCAAGACGTCGACGCAGTACGTCGAGTTCCCTATGCCAGGCGACTACCCCACATTTCCGAGCCGGCAACAGATGCTCGCGTACCTGCAGTCGTATGTGGACGAGTTCGGCCTCGAGCAGCGCATCGAGTTCAGCACCGAGGTCGTCGACGTCCGACCGGTCGACGCCAACGGAATGGCCGGCTGGCACGTCCGCCTCGCTTCGGGCGAGGTCCGGAGATATAGAGCCGTCGTCGTCGCGAACGGCCACTATTGGGAGCGCAACATGCCGCACTACCCGGGCACTTTCACCGGCGAACAGATCCACTCGAAGGACTATCGGCGACCGACCGACTTCGCTGCGGACGGACGTGTGCTGGTGGTCGGCGCCGGAAACTCAGCCAGCGACATCGCAGTGGAGGCGTCCGCCACCTTCGGCACCGCCGACATCTCGATGCGCCGAGGCTACTGGTTCATCCCGAAGACCATGTTCGGGGTCCCGGTGTCCGAACTCGACCGCGTCTGGTGGCCGATGCCGCTCCAGCGCGCGGCGTTCAAGATGATGCTTCGGTTGAGTTACGGCGACTACGAGTCGTACGGGCTGGCGCGCCCGGACCACAAGTTGTTCACCCGCGACGTCACGGTCAACACCTCACTCATGTACGCGCTGCAACACGGTCGCGTGGTCCCGCGACCGGAGATCGAACGATTCGACGGCCCGACCGTGCACTTCACCGACGGAACGTCGTCCGACTACAACACAGTGGTGTGGGCGACGGGCTTCCGCACGAGGTTCCCGATGCTCGACGAGTCGATGTTCGTCTGGGAGGACGGCGACCCCTTGCTCATCGAGCACGTCCTCGCGCCGAGGTTCGCCAATATCTATCTCATGGGGCTCGTCGCTCCTCGGTCGGGAGCTGGTCGCATCATCTCGCACGGCGCAGCGTTTCTCGCCGAAGCGATCGATGCGCAACCCAGGTTCTCCGAGCCGCTCGCCGACGTCGTCGGCCGGTGGATTCCCGCACGATCGTCGATGCTCGCAGGCTCGGCGGAGATCCTCTGTCGAATCCGCCTCCTGAGGCAGGGCCTCCGCGCTCTGTCCGCGGCAGCCGCGATGCGGCCGACCCTCTCACCCGTCCGAACGCCCGCACCAAAGGAGCAGATCCCGTCATGA
- a CDS encoding SDR family oxidoreductase translates to MSFPSPTPDARVVITGASSGIGEALAESFARRGHSLILVARRADRLRLLADRLATRYVVIADVEACDLADRDSRRGLVDRLGAVDVSGICLNAGFATYGGILDLDPDREREQVEVNVVAVHDLLLGVLPGLVARGSGGILVTGSTAGNQPSPNNTTYAATKAFVNTLSESLHSELAGTGVTCTLLAPGPVRTEFAEVADLGAIEQRLPAFAWVSAESAAEAAVRGLLSGRRRVVPGVTAKLQDVGGRHAPRAILSPILRSAYGEFR, encoded by the coding sequence ATGAGCTTCCCCTCCCCGACCCCGGATGCCCGGGTCGTCATCACCGGAGCGTCGAGCGGCATCGGCGAGGCGCTCGCCGAATCGTTCGCGCGGCGCGGCCACTCCTTGATCCTGGTCGCCCGGCGCGCGGACCGCCTCCGCCTCCTCGCCGATCGACTCGCCACGCGCTACGTCGTCATCGCCGACGTCGAAGCGTGCGACCTCGCCGATCGCGACAGCCGCCGCGGGCTCGTCGACCGACTCGGCGCCGTCGATGTCAGCGGGATCTGCCTGAACGCAGGATTCGCGACGTACGGCGGCATTCTCGACCTCGATCCCGACCGGGAACGGGAACAGGTCGAGGTGAACGTCGTGGCCGTCCACGACCTTCTGCTCGGTGTCCTGCCGGGACTTGTCGCACGGGGCTCCGGCGGGATCCTCGTGACCGGGTCGACCGCGGGCAATCAACCCAGCCCCAACAACACGACGTACGCGGCTACTAAGGCTTTTGTGAACACGCTGTCCGAATCGCTGCACAGTGAGCTCGCCGGGACCGGCGTCACCTGCACACTCCTCGCGCCTGGGCCCGTCCGCACCGAGTTCGCGGAGGTGGCGGACCTCGGTGCGATCGAGCAACGCCTTCCGGCGTTCGCCTGGGTGAGCGCAGAATCCGCAGCCGAAGCGGCCGTCCGCGGCCTCCTGTCCGGGCGCCGACGGGTGGTACCCGGCGTGACCGCAAAACTGCAGGACGTCGGGGGCAGGCACGCTCCGCGAGCCATCCTCAGCCCGATCCTGCGGAGCGCGTACGGAGAGTTCAGATGA
- a CDS encoding acetoacetate decarboxylase family protein codes for MRGLPTSSRGADYNLRGSLREARRLAPVRGMLYRDAHYFTATVEVDVPTMNAWLPAGVRPVNPGRADVFAAWFPDCTYGSVYHEAGVFVHIKTIGGRTGIHCPWMILDDDVALILGRELLGYPKKLGEINWSLDDTTISASAHRRGEELLTMSGRLGDVVSDAPPILGRPHRNVAGTLGASLPRVIGFTPGEHPIETRTVHLDDFRIRGTERDPIDRMGLGAVVDSRLHRVDLSAGSPPIPLRPLSPLFSLTRLRPRVL; via the coding sequence ATGAGAGGACTTCCGACGAGCAGCCGAGGCGCCGACTACAACCTGCGCGGCAGCCTTCGGGAAGCACGGCGTCTGGCTCCGGTCCGCGGAATGCTGTATCGCGACGCGCACTACTTCACCGCCACCGTCGAGGTGGATGTGCCGACCATGAACGCCTGGTTGCCCGCAGGCGTGCGACCCGTCAATCCGGGGCGTGCCGACGTCTTCGCAGCGTGGTTCCCCGACTGCACGTACGGCTCGGTGTACCACGAGGCCGGTGTGTTCGTTCACATCAAGACCATCGGCGGACGCACCGGAATCCACTGCCCGTGGATGATCCTCGACGACGACGTCGCGTTGATCCTCGGACGAGAGCTCCTCGGCTACCCGAAGAAGCTCGGGGAGATCAACTGGTCCCTGGACGACACGACGATCTCCGCTTCGGCCCACCGCCGCGGAGAAGAGCTGCTGACCATGAGCGGGCGGCTGGGCGACGTCGTCTCCGATGCGCCGCCGATCCTCGGCCGGCCACATCGAAACGTCGCGGGCACCCTCGGCGCGTCGTTGCCTCGAGTCATCGGCTTCACACCGGGCGAGCACCCGATCGAGACCCGGACCGTGCATCTCGACGACTTCCGAATCCGGGGCACCGAGCGAGACCCCATCGACCGGATGGGCCTGGGAGCCGTCGTCGACTCCCGTCTGCATCGCGTCGACCTGTCCGCCGGCAGCCCGCCGATTCCGCTCCGCCCGTTGTCCCCGCTGTTCTCCCTGACCCGACTTCGACCGAGAGTCCTGTGA
- a CDS encoding NADH:flavin oxidoreductase codes for MPDTPHVARPLTLPCGQVLTNRLAKAAMSEQLASRDGTPGDALRRLYSVWSRSGAGLLLSGNIMVDRDALTEPGNVILNDARGLEAIQRWTAATSGTDTKLWAQISHPGKVAVSPFNRRPVAPSARRSPVPGYNLRKPRELASREVSDLIGRFARTAELAVAGGFDGIQIHAAHGYLLSQFLSPVANQRSDEWGGDDTRRMRAVLETVRAVRDVVGNSVPVSVKLNSKDFVHGDFSSEQAVAVAVALGEEGIDLLEISGGGYEQPAMTGVADGQDATTDHGYFFRFAEQIRAVSPVPIMLTGGLRKPAAMEAVLAGGVVDVIGLGRPLAFVPDYPKHLIEGREPPLPKSAPRIGYRPADGYLELAWHNNQLHRIAAGKSPQHRPGLRTLAQSLTRITVAAGRQATIPR; via the coding sequence ATGCCCGATACTCCTCACGTCGCCCGTCCCCTGACACTGCCCTGCGGGCAGGTCCTCACGAACCGACTGGCCAAGGCCGCGATGAGCGAGCAACTCGCTTCTCGAGACGGAACACCAGGCGATGCTCTACGACGCCTGTACTCGGTCTGGTCGCGCAGTGGGGCAGGCCTGCTCCTCTCCGGGAACATCATGGTCGACCGCGACGCGCTCACCGAGCCCGGCAACGTCATCCTCAACGACGCCCGAGGTCTCGAGGCGATCCAGAGATGGACGGCGGCGACGTCGGGCACCGACACGAAGCTCTGGGCGCAGATCAGTCATCCGGGCAAGGTCGCCGTCTCCCCGTTCAACCGCCGTCCGGTGGCCCCTTCGGCTCGCCGCAGCCCGGTGCCCGGATACAACCTGCGCAAGCCGCGCGAGCTGGCGAGCCGCGAGGTCTCGGATCTGATCGGAAGGTTCGCGCGCACCGCGGAGTTGGCGGTGGCAGGCGGGTTCGACGGCATTCAGATCCACGCCGCACACGGCTACCTCCTGTCACAGTTCCTCTCACCGGTCGCGAATCAACGATCAGACGAGTGGGGAGGTGACGACACTCGTCGCATGCGCGCAGTCCTGGAGACCGTCCGCGCCGTTCGCGACGTCGTCGGCAACAGCGTCCCTGTGTCGGTGAAGCTCAACTCGAAGGACTTTGTTCACGGCGATTTCTCCTCTGAGCAGGCGGTCGCCGTTGCCGTCGCCCTCGGCGAGGAGGGCATCGATCTGCTCGAGATCAGCGGCGGCGGATACGAGCAGCCCGCGATGACCGGAGTCGCCGACGGCCAGGACGCCACCACCGATCACGGGTACTTCTTCAGGTTCGCCGAGCAGATCCGTGCAGTCAGTCCGGTCCCGATCATGCTCACCGGAGGCCTCCGAAAGCCCGCAGCGATGGAAGCTGTCCTCGCCGGCGGAGTGGTGGACGTGATCGGACTCGGGCGGCCTCTCGCGTTTGTGCCCGACTACCCGAAACACCTGATCGAAGGCCGCGAGCCGCCCCTCCCCAAGAGCGCACCGCGCATCGGTTATCGCCCTGCCGACGGTTACCTCGAACTCGCGTGGCACAACAATCAGCTTCATCGGATCGCCGCTGGGAAGTCGCCTCAGCACCGCCCGGGTCTGCGCACTCTCGCGCAGTCGCTCACCAGGATCACCGTCGCCGCCGGAAGACAAGCCACAATCCCCCGCTGA
- a CDS encoding HNH endonuclease signature motif containing protein has translation MNDTFDLPDSPLELARLQDAVAAKLSSVSLTPMTDDDVLHMSDVFERSNRRSDGVSARLFAEVSTRGAYRKAGAQTPGKYLTSALRLGAGASKRRLAAALAISPMYNYSGDQLDPTLPATAAAVADGDLSVDHVSEIVAVIDEIPAAIPAEDKARAEAELAELSRQLTPEGTREVGRRILAHLDPDGSLTDDADRARTRGFAIQPQDKRLMSKIRAQLSPSLRAKLEAILTLWAEPGMNNPDDPESPRGPAYSADAEALAAARERDTRSQSQRNHDALEAMLDHLLANGALGDSIALPAHLVVTASLEDLENRAGVAVTATGTRLPVADLVDIAADATPWLEVFEGQSSQILHFGRGRRLASLAQRLALFGRDRGCTAPGCTTAWSRTQAHHMPDWQDGGPTDIDHLGGACGGHNRSVSTTPGGWETTVLTSGPFKGRVGWRPTGSNEPWKVNHSLQPEKLLPAVRATQSGSAVEKWLSCRIPAPPPGPPAPPGVDVVRNPA, from the coding sequence ATGAACGACACATTCGATCTTCCCGATTCGCCTCTAGAGCTCGCCCGCCTGCAGGACGCAGTGGCCGCGAAGCTGTCGTCGGTGTCGCTGACCCCGATGACCGATGACGACGTGCTGCACATGTCCGACGTCTTCGAGCGTTCGAACCGCCGCTCCGACGGCGTCAGCGCCCGCCTCTTCGCGGAAGTGTCCACTCGTGGCGCCTACCGCAAAGCGGGTGCTCAGACTCCGGGCAAGTACCTCACTTCCGCGCTTCGTCTCGGTGCCGGCGCGAGCAAACGTCGTCTCGCCGCCGCCTTGGCGATCAGTCCGATGTACAACTACTCGGGCGACCAGCTCGACCCGACGCTGCCGGCCACGGCAGCAGCTGTGGCCGATGGTGATCTGTCGGTCGATCACGTCAGTGAGATCGTCGCTGTGATCGACGAGATCCCGGCCGCGATCCCGGCAGAGGACAAGGCCCGCGCCGAGGCCGAGCTCGCCGAACTGTCTCGGCAGTTGACCCCGGAGGGCACCCGGGAGGTCGGACGCCGGATCCTGGCCCACTTGGATCCTGACGGTTCGTTGACCGACGACGCCGACCGTGCGCGGACTCGGGGATTTGCGATCCAACCGCAGGACAAGCGACTGATGTCGAAGATTAGGGCGCAACTGTCCCCGTCGCTTCGAGCCAAGCTCGAGGCCATTCTGACCCTGTGGGCCGAGCCGGGGATGAACAATCCCGACGACCCGGAGTCCCCGCGCGGGCCGGCCTACAGCGCCGACGCCGAAGCCCTCGCAGCGGCGCGTGAGCGGGACACGCGGTCGCAGTCCCAGCGCAACCACGACGCGCTCGAAGCGATGCTCGACCACCTGCTCGCCAACGGCGCGCTCGGCGACTCGATCGCCCTCCCGGCCCACCTTGTGGTGACCGCCTCACTCGAGGACCTCGAGAACCGGGCCGGGGTTGCGGTCACCGCGACGGGGACTCGTCTGCCGGTGGCTGATCTGGTCGACATCGCCGCCGACGCGACCCCGTGGCTCGAAGTGTTCGAAGGCCAGTCCTCGCAGATCCTGCACTTCGGGCGCGGCCGCCGCCTGGCCTCCCTCGCCCAGCGGTTGGCGTTGTTCGGTCGGGACCGCGGCTGCACCGCGCCCGGCTGCACCACCGCGTGGTCACGGACCCAGGCGCATCACATGCCGGACTGGCAGGACGGTGGCCCGACCGATATCGATCACCTGGGCGGTGCGTGCGGAGGACATAACCGCAGTGTCTCCACCACACCCGGCGGATGGGAGACCACCGTCCTGACCTCGGGCCCGTTCAAGGGTCGGGTCGGATGGCGGCCTACCGGTTCGAACGAGCCGTGGAAGGTCAACCACTCGCTGCAGCCGGAGAAGCTCCTCCCGGCAGTTCGGGCCACCCAGTCCGGATCGGCAGTGGAGAAGTGGCTCTCCTGCCGAATCCCGGCACCACCACCGGGACCACCGGCCCCACCCGGGGTCGACGTGGTGCGCAACCCCGCCTGA
- a CDS encoding nuclear transport factor 2 family protein: MTAQLTLSTADQLMAIEEIKRTFCARLRCMDNKEWEVYPTLHTDDVVSETWGGLPADKQPKTGGTSNRIVGKEKLTAAISSFLDGDVKVTTVHHGHMPEIELTSDTTARGVWAMEDKLWWTNGDHEEHLHGYGHYHEEYRKEDGRWLISYRRLSRLREDTTPNYFDYVTAL; encoded by the coding sequence ATGACTGCTCAACTCACTCTCAGCACCGCCGACCAGCTCATGGCAATCGAGGAGATCAAGCGGACGTTCTGCGCTCGCCTCCGCTGCATGGACAACAAGGAGTGGGAGGTCTATCCGACGCTGCACACCGACGATGTTGTCTCCGAGACCTGGGGAGGACTGCCGGCCGACAAGCAGCCGAAGACCGGCGGCACGTCGAATCGGATCGTTGGAAAGGAGAAGTTGACGGCCGCGATCAGCAGCTTTCTCGACGGCGACGTCAAGGTGACGACGGTGCATCACGGTCACATGCCGGAGATCGAACTGACGTCGGACACCACGGCCCGCGGCGTCTGGGCGATGGAGGACAAGCTCTGGTGGACCAACGGCGATCACGAGGAGCATCTCCACGGATACGGCCACTACCACGAGGAATACCGCAAGGAGGACGGTCGCTGGCTGATCAGCTACCGCAGGCTCAGCCGCCTCCGCGAGGACACGACACCGAACTACTTCGACTACGTCACGGCGCTGTAG
- a CDS encoding LLM class F420-dependent oxidoreductase, producing MFVGLGLPVVTAYPPTTQVWEAGSGIAELATVARAADRLGYHHVTCSEHVAVPVDVATERGGVYWDPLATFGYLAAVTERIRFATSVLVLGYHHPLEVAKRYGTLDQVSGGRLVLGVGVGSLREEFELLDMPFDDRGARADDALAAIRSAFSTGTPRHDGPFYAYDDVMVEPHAVQDSVPVWVGGRTRRALRRAVELGDGFSPFALTPEQVSQMLPTVDLPDGFDVVLTSGLLDPLGDPDDTRHRLESLRDAGATIVTASLTADSLVHYTDQLAELRNVAESVGARFDATTAP from the coding sequence ATGTTCGTCGGTCTCGGGCTCCCCGTTGTCACCGCTTACCCGCCGACCACTCAGGTCTGGGAGGCCGGTTCCGGAATCGCCGAGTTGGCGACCGTGGCGCGGGCTGCTGATCGACTCGGCTATCACCACGTGACGTGCAGTGAACATGTGGCGGTGCCGGTCGACGTCGCGACCGAGCGGGGCGGCGTCTACTGGGACCCGCTCGCGACGTTCGGATACCTTGCGGCGGTGACCGAGCGGATCCGCTTCGCCACCAGCGTGCTGGTCCTCGGATATCACCATCCGCTCGAGGTGGCCAAACGCTACGGCACCCTCGACCAGGTGTCGGGCGGTCGACTGGTCCTCGGAGTCGGGGTCGGCAGCCTGCGCGAGGAGTTCGAGCTCCTCGACATGCCCTTCGACGATCGGGGTGCACGTGCCGACGATGCGCTCGCAGCCATCCGGTCGGCCTTCTCCACCGGCACACCGAGGCACGACGGTCCGTTCTACGCGTACGACGACGTGATGGTGGAGCCGCACGCCGTGCAGGACTCGGTCCCCGTCTGGGTCGGCGGACGCACTCGTCGGGCGCTGCGGCGAGCCGTCGAGTTGGGCGACGGGTTCAGTCCGTTCGCGCTGACGCCGGAGCAGGTGTCCCAGATGCTGCCGACCGTCGACCTTCCCGATGGTTTCGACGTCGTCCTCACGAGCGGACTACTCGATCCGCTCGGAGACCCCGACGACACCCGACACCGGTTGGAGAGCCTGCGCGACGCCGGGGCGACGATCGTCACGGCGTCGCTCACCGCGGACAGCCTTGTGCACTACACCGATCAGCTGGCCGAACTGCGGAACGTCGCCGAGTCGGTCGGTGCGCGGTTCGACGCGACTACAGCGCCGTGA
- a CDS encoding PLD nuclease N-terminal domain-containing protein, protein MPYFGLIVLVVWAIALVDVVVAEEYRVRHLPKIAWLIIVILLPLVGSLVWFLVGRPEGAAAPARTTGYPEYERPSRSAPSNPDDDEEFLRSIRERAEEQRRKGRELRDKQDPDGAPAED, encoded by the coding sequence GTGCCGTACTTCGGTCTGATCGTGCTGGTGGTCTGGGCAATAGCGCTCGTCGACGTCGTCGTCGCCGAGGAGTACCGCGTTCGGCATCTGCCGAAGATCGCGTGGCTCATCATCGTGATCCTGCTGCCGCTCGTCGGCTCCCTCGTGTGGTTCCTCGTCGGCCGCCCGGAGGGCGCCGCTGCGCCTGCCAGAACGACGGGCTACCCAGAATACGAACGGCCAAGCAGGTCGGCGCCGTCCAATCCGGACGACGACGAGGAGTTCCTCCGATCGATCCGCGAACGAGCGGAAGAACAGCGCCGCAAGGGCCGCGAACTGCGCGACAAGCAGGACCCCGACGGCGCTCCAGCGGAGGACTGA